A stretch of Lathyrus oleraceus cultivar Zhongwan6 chromosome 6, CAAS_Psat_ZW6_1.0, whole genome shotgun sequence DNA encodes these proteins:
- the LOC127092104 gene encoding dolichyl-diphosphooligosaccharide--protein glycosyltransferase subunit 2, with protein sequence MATTAVGAAFLLLLLLPFCISISQPISDSHRSAASNLFTEISPSLEDAYEALRVFEILSIEKKPIVTKDTCEKVLENLGSSSSPLKDVFYALKVNGILKCKVDDAVFKDIASRLKATVHDASTLLDIYYSVGSLALIKDQASNVDVLLTDANGVFHSIKALSQSDGRWRYSSDNPDSSTYAAGLALEALGGVISLASSEIDQNKVSIVKIGIVKLFDSIEKYDDGAFYFDEKSVRGSEHQGSLSTTSSVVRGVAAFAAVTSGKINLPGDTILGLAKFFLGIGIPGDAKDFFNQVESLSFFESNRISIPLILSLPETVHSLTKKSQLKVKVNTVLGSDAPPLTVKLVRAFSTGAKNSAIIESKELQYDQESGLHFLDTLPENVDVGTYVFVLEIVLHDSESDKVYATGGQIHVPIYVTGVIKVGSAEIAVLDSDLGNIETHKTLDLAGNDVASLSANHLQKLRLSFQLETPYGRVFKPHQAILKLKHESKIEHIFLVGNTGKKFEITFDFLGLVEKLFYLSGKYDIELTVGDAVMENSFSRLLGHVELDLPEAPEKAARPPPPPVDPYSRYGPKAEIIHLFRAPEKRPPQKLSLVFLGLILLPFIGFLVGLLRLGVSLKNFPGSTIPATFATLFHLGLAAILLLYVLFWLKLDLFTTLKTLGLLGAFTMFFGHRILSYLALTSSKLKSA encoded by the exons ATGGCCACAACTGCAGTAGGCGCAGCATTTCTCCTGCTGCTACTTCTCCCCTTCTGCATCTCTATCTCCCAACCGATCTCCGATTCTCACCGATCCGCCGCTTCTAACCTCTTCACCGAAATCTCTCCGAG TTTAGAAGATGCGTATGAGGCACTGAGAGTTTTTGAGATTCTTTCAATTGAGAAGAAGCCGATTGTTACCAAAGACACTTGTGAGAAAGTGTTGGAAAATCTAGGCTCATCTTCTTCCCCTCTTAAGGATGTGTTCTATGCGTTGAAAGTTAATGGCATATTAAAATGCAAAGTTGATGATGCGGTTTTCAAG GATATTGCCTCAAGACTTAAAGCCACTGTCCATGATGCAAGTACTTTGCTTGACATATACTACTCAGTAGGAAGTTTGGCTCTTATAAAG GATCAGGCTTCAAATGTTGACGTTCTTCTAACTGATGCTAATGGTGTTTTTCATTCAATTAAG GCTCTAAGCCAAAGTGATGGAAGATGGCGCTACAGCTCTGACAACCCAGATTCTAGTACCTATGCCGCTG GATTAGCTCTTGAAGCTCTTGGTGGAGTGATTTCACTTGCATCTTCTGAAATCGATCAGAATAAG GTCAGTATAGTAAAAATTGGTATAGTGAAGCTATTTGACAGCATCGAGAAATATG ATGATGGAGCATTTTATTTTGATGAGAAATCTGTTAGAGGATCTGAGCATCAAGGTTCTCTTTCCACAACTTCTTCAGTTGTTCGAGGGGTTGCTGCGTTTGCTGCAGTAACTTCTGGGAAAATAAAT CTTCCAGGGGATACAATTCTAGGTTTAGCCAAGTTTTTCCTCGGCATTGGAATCCCAGGAGATGCCAAGGACTTCTTCAATCAAGTTGAATCATTATCCTTTTTTGAGAGCAACAG AATTTCCATTCCATTGATATTGTCACTTCCTGAAACAGTCCATTCATTGACCAAAAAAAGCCAGCTTAAG GTCAAGGTCAATACAGTTCTTGGTTCAGATGCACCACCTCTGACAGTTAAGCTTGTCCGAGCTTTTAGCACTGGTGCAAAAAATTCAGCTATTATTGAAAGCAAG GAGCTTCAGTATGACCAAGAAAGTGGACTTCATTTCTTGGATACCCTCCCAGAAAATGTTGATGTGGGAACATATGTTTTTGTTTTGGAG ATTGTTCTACATGATTCTGAAAGTGACAAAGTTTATGCTACTGGAGGCCAAATTCACGTGCCAATATATGTCACCGGCGTTATTAAAGTTGGCAGTGCAGAAATTGCAGTTCTGGACAGTGATCTTGGAAATATTGAAACCCATAAGAC GCTAGATTTGGCTGGAAATGATGTTGCTTCACTCTCGGCTAACCACCTTCAGAAGTTGAGGCTTTCTTTCCAATTGGAAACTCCTTATGGTCGTGTTTTCAAGCCTCATCAG GCAATTTTAAAGTTGAAACATGAATCTAAGATTGAACACATTTTTTTAGTTGGAAATACTGGCAAAAAGTTTGAGATCACATTT GATTTTCTTGGCTTGGTGGAAAAACTTTTTTATCTCTCTGGCAAGTATGACATTGAGCTGACTGTTGGTGATGCTGTCATG GAAAACTCCTTCTCACGACTACTGGGTCATGTAGAATTAGATCTTCCAGAAGCTCCCGAGAAAGCAGCGCGTCCTCCTCCACCACCTGTTGATCCTTACTCAAGATATGGGCCCAAAGCAGAAATTATCCACTTATTCAGGGCTCCTGAAAAGCGACCACCCCAGAAACTTTCGCTCGTATTTCTGGGTTTGATCCTTTTGCCATTCATCGGCTTTTTGGTTGGG TTGTTACGTTTGGGGGTGAGCCTGAAGAATTTCCCTGGTTCAACAATACCCGCCACATTTGCCACCCTTTTCCATCTTGGTCTTGCTGCAATTCTGTTGCTTTATGTACTTTTCTGGTTGAAG CTGGACCTATTTACAACACTCAAAACACTTGGCCTTTTGGGAGCTTTTACAATGTTTTTCGGACACAGGATTCTTTCTTATCTTGCGTTAACATCGTCCAAGTTGAAATCTGCATGA
- the LOC127094048 gene encoding uncharacterized protein LOC127094048 yields the protein MYKETHILEHVILIKQAPNVRDEVIVRDIFWAYSHSIKLLNTFPTVLIIDSTYKTNKYKLPLLEMVGATSVEKTYSIEFAFLESEKEENVTYTLEVAKVKEKIVCAWTDQVRHIGNTTTNRVEFAHAKLKNWLGNSLNYIFHEAKRADNVGSNRVKCGYTILKTYGLLCVRFIAKKTSFDRSITVLEHKFKDNNVYAQLVGNISPAGLNYIFHEAKRADNVGSNTVKHGYTILKTYGLPYVRFIAKKVKLGNPLRIIEVCSHWKRLRFDDGGVMKDGKSKITILIKWEVIQELLLKVNDNMKLHIKEQLRKIAYSETTDLKPPSQPVKIKGVLKKVKPTSSDNSTVQSPSYFEHVDKFFSDSPTPKSQKSVFKGARINKPHLSPLYQNSIH from the exons ATGTATAAAGAGACACATATTTTAGAACATGTAATATTAATTAAGCAG GCACCGAACGTGCGAGATGAAGTAATCGTTAGAGATATATTTTGGGCTTATTCTCATTCCATCAAGTTGCTCAACACGTTTCCTACTGTACTCATCATTGATTCAACGTACAAGACCAACAAGTACAAACTTCCACTATTAGAGATGGTAGGTGCTACCTCTGTTGAGAAGACCTATTCTATTGAGTTTGCATTTCTAGAGAGCGAAAAAGAGGAGAATGTTACTTACACCTTAGAG GTTGCAAAG GTGAAGGAGAAAATTGTTTGTGCATGGACCGATCAGGTTAGACACATTGGGAATACAACAACAAACCGAGTTGAGTTTGCCCATGCTAAATTGAAGAATTGGTTGGGAAATA gtttgaattatatttttcaTGAAGCTAAACGAGCCGATAATGTAGGCTCCAATAGGGTAAAGTGTGGTTACACAATTTTGAAAACCTATGGTCTCCTATGTGTTCGTTTTATAGCAAAGAAG ACTTCCTTTGATCGGAGCATCACAGTTTTGGAACACAAATTTAAAGACAACAATGTTTATGCTCAATTGGTCGGCAACATATCTCCAGCAggtttgaattatatttttcaCGAAGCTAAACGAGCCGATAATGTAGGCTCCAATACGGTAAAGCATGGTTACACAATTTTGAAAACCTATGGTCTCCCATATGTTCGTTTTATAGCAAAGAAGGTGAAACTTGGTAACCCGTTAAGAATAATTGAAGTTTGTAGTCATTGGAAAAGGCTTAGGTTTGATGATGGTGGTGTCATGAAAGACGGTAAATCGAAGATAACTATCTTGATCAAATGGGAAGTGATACAAGAGTTACTTTTGAAAGTCAATGACAAtatgaaactccacattaaagAACAATTGAGGAAGATTGCTTATTCGGAAACCACTGACTTGAAACCACCGTCTCAACCGGTAAAAATAAAAGGTGTTCTGAAGAAGGTCAAGCCTACATCGAGTGACAATTCAACGGTGCAGTCTCCTTCgtattttgaacatgttgacaaaTTTTTTTCGGACTCACCAActccaaaatctcaaaaaagtGTTTTTAAAGGAGCTCGCATTAACAAACCAcatctttcacccttataccaAAATTCCATTCATTGA